The following proteins are encoded in a genomic region of Drosophila willistoni isolate 14030-0811.24 chromosome 3R, UCI_dwil_1.1, whole genome shotgun sequence:
- the LOC6649650 gene encoding homeotic protein empty spiracles, with protein MVTCGRQTFSMLPMAPTNPFVVAGAAVPVSNASAAAAAAAVAASAVAAVSLSTSTTSSSTTTSSKPKLAFSIDSIVGESSTKSSPLRVSVIASPQRSESPSSPTCATRSPRGFLYCRRRESLDRSRSPPRSPHSRSRSPTSPLQNNAPNPVLPGLIRPLPLPAPASLALITQSQARTSPTTIRPATGPTGAPPPPAPLPPGPPPPPFLAAQFQMAAALAHHHQQQQQQQQQQQQQQHSHPPVPTGPPLGPPPHLPPGHPLMFPGHPAHPPPHGHHPFGSAPHLIRDSYPLYPWLLSRHGRIFPRFPGNFLFQPFRKPKRVRTAFSPTQLLKLEHAFEGNHYVVGAERKQLAQGLSLTETQVKVWFQNRRTKHKRMQQEGGDGSDTKSNKGSSSGGGGGSGDGEDEAKNDGSQHSYDDAEEVDDDDDIEEDDEDEVIDMEDYGSEMDTEEHQRLREQFQQQLVQHQQQLLQQHGEATATLTPQQQQQLLQQHQQHFHQHQQQQQQHFMQQQQQLYLREKEREREREREREREREK; from the exons ATGGTCACGTGCGGCCGTCAAACGTTCAGTATGCTGCCAATGGCGCCGACGAATCCTTTTGTGGTAGCTGGCGCTGCTGTTCCAGTGAGCAACGCCTCGgcggcagcagcggcggcggcagtggCAGCATCAGCAGTAGCGGCAGTATCACTATCCACATCCACAACATCTTCGTCTACAACCACCAGCAGCAAGCCCAAATTGGCATTTAGCATTGACTCCATAGTCGGTGAATCCTCGACAAAGTCATCTCCGCTGAGAGTCAGTGTGATTGCCTCTCCACAGCGTAGTGAAAGTCCTTCGTCACCCACATGTGCCACAAGATCGCCGCGTGGTTTTCTCTATTGTCGGCGTAGAGAGTCTCTGGATCGTTCACGGAGTCCGCCACGTTCGCCCCACAGTCGCTCTCGATCGCCGACATCTCCTTTGCAAAATAATGCTCCTAATCCCGTCCTTCCTGGTCTAATCCGTCCACTACCGTTGCCGGCACCGGCTAGTTTAGCTTTAATCACTCAATCCCAGGCCCGCACATCACCCACAACGATTAGACCAGCAACTGGGCCGACTGgtgcaccaccaccaccagcaccactgCCGCCGGGACCTCCGCCACCGCCATTTCTGGCTGCTCAATTCCAAATGGCCGCCGCCCTGGCGCACCatcaccaacagcagcagcaacagcaacagcagcaacaacaacagcagcattCTCATCCACCCGTGCCAACTGGACCGCCACTTGGTCCTCCTCCGCATTTGCCACCTGGCCATCCACTTATGTTTCCCGGCCATCCAGCGCATCCACCACCACATGGCCATCATCCATTTGGAAGTGCTCCCCATCTGATACGTGATAGTTATCCCCTGTATCCATGGCTACTAAGTCGTCATGGACGCATATTTCCACGGTTCCCAGGAA ATTTCCTTTTCCAACCATTTCGTAAGCCGAAACGAGTGCGTACCGCCTTCTCGCCAACGCAGCTGCTTAAGCTGGAGCATGCCTTTGAGGGTAATCATTATGTGGTTGGAGCCGAACGCAAGCAGCTGGCCCAGGGATTGAGCCTGACCGAGACCCAG GTCAAAGTCTGGTTCCAAAATCGACGCACCAAGCACAAGCGAATGCAACAAGAGGGCGGCGATGGCAGCGATACAAAGAGCAACAAGGGCAGTTCCTcaggcggtggcggtggcagTGGAGATGGCGAAGATGAAGCCAAAAACGATGGCTCCCAGCACAGCTACGATGATGCCGAAGAAgtcgacgatgacgacgataTCGAGGAGGATGACGAGGACGAGGTGATCGATATGGAGGATTATGGCAGTGAAATGGATACCGAGGAGCATCAGAGATTGCGCGAGCAATTCCAACAGCAATTGGtccaacatcagcagcaattGCTGCAACAGCATGGCGAGGCAACGGCAACACTGACaccccagcagcagcaacagttgctgcagcaacatcagcaacacTTCCATcagcaccaacagcagcagcagcaacattttatgcagcaacagcagcaactttATCTAAGGGAAAAGGAACGAGAAAGAGAACGAGAACGTGAgcgagagcgagagcgagaaAAATAA